Below is a window of Streptomyces sp. WMMB303 DNA.
GAGGAAGCCGTGGTCACCGTCGCACAGACCCGCGCCCTGTTGCGCGCGGGTCTGTCCACGGAAGTGATCCGTTCGGTGCTGCCGTGCGCCCGGGGCGAGAGGCCGGAAATCCGGTGGTGCGCGGAGCTGCGGGACATTCTCAATGGCGAGCTGGCCGAGATGGACGAGCGGATCGACGCGCTGCAGCGCAGCCGCGGCGCGCTCGCCGGGCTCCTGGACCCGTCCTGAGGCGCGAGGCAGGGAGCCGTCAGCGGACGTCGTAGATCAGATGCGTGGCGGTCGAGGTCGCCGTCACGGCGCGCTGCACCAGCGTGCGCGGCGTCCCGCCGGTGAACAGCGGCGTCCCGGAGCCCAGCACGACGGGTGCGAGGTGCAGTTGCAGCACGTCGACCAGCCCGGCGTCGAGCGCCGAGCCGACCAGTGCGCCGCCGCCCATCAGGAATGTGTCCAGCTCCCTGCCGCTGCGCGACGACGCCTCCTCGGCGCGAGCGCGCGCGGCGGAGACCGCGTCGGACAGGCCGGTGGTGACGAAGGTCCAGTCGAGGTCGGTGAGCCGCACCGACTCCGGCGGCGTGCTCGTGACGACGAAGAACGCGGGCTTGCCGACCTCGCCGGCGCCGTAGCCGCTCCGGTCGTCCCAGCCGTGGGGCCCGTCGACCACGTCGAAGAGCCGGCGGCCGAGGACCACGGCACCCGAGCGGGCGGTCGCCTCGCGCAGGATCCGGCGGTCGTCGGGGTCGTCGGAGAACGCCCAGGTGTGCAGGGCCTCGCCACCGGTGCCCAGCCCGTTTTCGGGGCCGGGGTCCGGGCCGGTGACGAAGCCGTCCAGAGAGACCGAGATGTCGGCGATGATGCGTGTCATACAGAGGCGGACCGGCTCCGTCGCCGGAACTCATCGCTCAGCCCGGAAGAAATCCGCAGCCGTTCCCGGCCGCCGTGTCCCGGTGCGGGTCAGCCGGCGCCCTCGACATCGAGCGCGGTGCCGTAGAGCCGGGACACCCGGAGGCGGATGACGACACGCCGTTCCTGTACGGCTTCGGCCAGGAACCTCTCCTCGTCCTCCGGGGTGGCGAAGCCCGAGGCCATGGCGGCGAGCTCACGGCCGACGGCGTCGCCGGGATCGGCGGTGGGCTCGGAGACCTCGGCCTCGCCCTCGGCGACCGCGAAGGTCCACACGTCGCGGCTCACGTGCAGGGCCGCGTGCGGGTCGGCGCGGAAGTGCCGGGGCTTGAGGCGGTCGCGGGTGGTGGAGATCCGCAGGACGCGTGCCGCCGCGTCCCAGCGGTACAGCACCGTGGTCAGGTGCGGGTGGCCGCTGCTGCGGACGCTGGCCAGCGTGCCGAACTGCTGCTCGGAGAGGAGCTGGTCGAGCTCGGAGTCGGTGAGCGGGCGGGGGGCGGGGCCGGGCATGGCGGTTCCTTCGGGGTGGTGGGACGGGAGGTCGGCTGTCAGTTCGCGGGTTGCTCAGCGGCGGCGACCGGGTCCGGGGCCGGTGCCACGGGAGTGCCGCCTTCGGATCCGGGCTTGCGGAGTGCCGCGAACGCGAGGACGAAGGCCAGGACGAGCAGCCCGGTGCCGGTGGCGAACGCCGCGTGGTAGCCGCCGGTCAGTGCGGCGGCGCGGCTGCCGCCGGCGGCGGTGAGGCTGTCGGTGCGGGCGGCCGCCAGGGTGGAGAGGGCGGCGACGCCCAGCGCCATGCCGATCTGCTGGGTGGTGTTGAACAGCCCGGAGGCCAGCCCGGCGTCGCTCTGGTCGGCGCCGCTCATACCCAGCGAGGTGAGGGCGGGCAGGGCCAGGCCGAAGCCCGCCGCGAGCAGCATCACGGGCAGCAGGTCGGTGGCGTAGTGCGCGTGCACCGGCAGCCGGACGAGCAGTCCCAGCACGCCGATCAGGAGCGCGATCCCGGTCAGCAGCACGGCGCGTTCGCCGTACCGCGCGATCAGCCGGGCGGAGGCGCCCAGCGAGACCGCCCCGATGATCACGGCGGCGGGCAGCATGGCGACGCCGGTGCGGGCGGCGCTGTAGTCGAGGACGTTCTGCAGGTAGAGGGCGAGCAGGAGCTGGAAGGAGAAGAGGGCCGCGACCATCAGCATCTGCACGAGGTTCGCCACGGCCACGCTGCGCGAACGCAGCACGCGTGGCGGCATCAGCGGGGTGCGGGCCCGCACCTGGCGCCGCGCGAAGCCCGCGAGCAGGACGGCGCCCGCGAGTGCGGGCACCAGGGTGTGCGGCGAACCCCACCCGTGGCCGGTGGCATTGACGACTCCGTAGATGCCCGCCATCAGCCCCGAGGTGATCAGGAGCGCGCCCCAGCCGTCGGCGCCGGCCCGCAGCCCGATCCCGGCGTCCGACGGGAGCGAGGGGAGGGCGAGCGCGAACACGAGGGCGCCGATGGGCAGATTGATGAAGAAGATCCAGTGCCAGTCGAGCAGGTCGGTCAGGACGCCGCCGAGGACCTGGCCGATGGAGGCCCCGGCGGCGCCGGTGAAGCTGAAGACGGCTATGGCCCCCGCTCGTTCCTTGCTTCCGGGATAGAGCGTGACGAGGATGCCGAGCCCGACGGCGGTCGCCATGGCGCTGCCGACGCCCTGCAGGAAGCGGGCGGCCAGCAGGAGGGCGGGGGTGGTGGCGAGTCCGGCCAGCAGCGAGGCGGCGGTGAAGACGCCGGTCCCGGCGAGGAACATCCGTTTGCGGCCGAGGAGATCGCCGAGCCGGCCGGCGAGCAGCAGCAGGCTGCCGAAGGCGACGAGGTAGGCGTTGACGACCCAGCTCAGCTCCGAGGCGGCGAAGTCGAGGTCCCGTTGGATGGCCGGGAGCGCCACGGTGACGATGGAACCGTCCAGGATGATCATCAAGGTGCCGGCGGCGATGACGCCGAGTGCGAGGCCGCGGGGGCCTCTGGCTGCGGAGGGTGAGGGGGATGCGGACATGGCGGCCTCTCGGTTCGCACGGCGGAGGGAGCGGAACGAGACATGACCGTAGCAGATAGTTTTGTTGCAGACGATATTCTTGGGGACGATCCTCCCGGTAGGCTGACCCCATGACCGCCATGACGCCACCGGCCCGCACCCAGCCGGACCTCTCCTACCTGCTGGACCACACCAGTCATGTGCTGCGCACCCGGATGGCGGCGGCGCTCGCGGAAATCGGGCTGACGGCGCGCATGCACTGCGTACTGGTGCACGCGCTGGAGAGCGAGCGCACCCAGAGCGAGCTGGCCGGGATCGGCGACATGGACAAGACCACGATGGTGGTCACCGTCGACGCGCTGGAGAAGGCCGGACTCGCCGAGCGCCGCCCCTCCAGCACCGACCGCCGAGCACGGATCATCGCCGTCACCGAGAAGGGCGCCCGGACGGCCGAACGCAGCCAGCGGATCGTGGACTCCGTGCACGGACAAGCGCTCGACGCGCTGCCGGACGGCGACCGGGAGACGTTCCTACGGCTCCTGGAGCACCTGGCCACCGGCCACCTGAGCACCCCCTCCCCCGCGCCCGCCCGCCGGGCCCGGCAGCACAGCGGCTGACCCTCTCGTGCGCGGGCGGGGCTGCGAACCCGGCGCCGAGCGGCCGCAGAACGCCCGGAACAACCGCGTCCGGCCCGGAGCACCGCGTCCATGAGAGACGCGTGAAGCCGGGATGCCCCCGGGCGGGGTTCGCGCGACCATGGCCGGGCCACCACCCGAGGGCTGGAGTGAACCGATGGCTGTGCGATCCCGGCGGGTCGTCGTGACGGGGCAGGTGCAGGGCGTCTACTTCCGGGACACCTGCCGCCGGACGGCCGCCGCGCAAGGAGTACGCGGATGGGTGCGCAACCTGCCGGACGGCGGTGTCGAAGCCGTCTTCGAGGGTGCGCCGGAAGACGTCGACGCCCTGGTGGAGTGGGCCCGCGAAGGACCACCGGCCGCGTTCGTCGACGACGTGTGGATCACCGAACAGGAACCGCAGGGACACACCGCCTTCCAGGTACGCACCACCGCGCCCGCACCGGAGGAGGACCGGTGACCGCCCTGACACCGGACCTGGGCCCGTGACCGCCCCCACCCCGGGGCGGGACCCGGTGACCACCCCGGCGCGGCCGCCGGCCTCCGCGGCCCGGCTCCGCATCCTGGTACCCGAGGAGTTGCGCCACTTCCTCCCCGCGCGGCGGCGCGGCCCGGCCCGGGACCCGGACGGCATGCCCTGCCCCTACGACGGTGCCGCCTCGCTGGGCCACGTGGTGCAGTCGCTCGGCGTACCGCTGACGGAAGTGTCGCGGCTGCGGGCCGACGGCGAGCCTGTTCCCGCCGCGTACCGCCCGCCGGACGGCGCCCGTATCGAACTGTTCCCCGTGCCCCGCCCGCAGCCGCTGCCGCCTACGGCACCCATGCCGCCCCGGTTCGTGCTCGACGTGCACCTGGGAGCGCTGGCCCGACGGCTGCGGCTGCTGGGCGTGGACACCGCCTGCCGCAACGACGCGGCCGACCCGGAACTGGTGGAGCAGGCCGCGGCAGAGCGTCGCATCCTGCTGACCCAGGACCGCGGCCTGCTGCTCCGACGAGCACTGTGGCTGGGCGCCTATGTGCGCGGGAGCCGCCCCGACGAGCAGCTCACCGACGTCCTGGACCGCTTCGCCCCGCCCCTGGACCCGTGGACCCGCTGCCCGGCGTGCAACGGGACGCTCGCGTCCGTCCCCAAGGAGGAGGTCGCCGAGCAGCTCCCGCCCGGCACCCGGCGCACCTACGACACGTTCACCCGCTGCACCGCCTGCGGACACCTCTACTGGCCCGGCGCCCACCACCCCCGGCTCGCGGCCCGCGTCGCCGCCGCCCGGCGCGCGTCCGGCGGCGGGCCGGCGTCCGGCGACGGGTCCGCGCCCCGCGGCGCGTCCGGCAGCGGGTCCGGCGGCAGCACCTCCGGCGACGACGCCGGGTGAGGCTCGCTACGTCCGCCAGCACCGCCGCACATACCGGCGCTGCCACGGGGTCTCGACCGCGCGGCGCGCGTAGTGCTCCCTGACGTAGCCGACAGCCCGGTCGGCCGGCACCCCGTCGAGCACGGCCAGGCAGGCGAGGACCGTACCGGTGCGGCCCACCCCGCCACCGCAGACGACCTCCACCCGTTCGTCCGCCGCCCGCTCCCACACCTGGCGCAGCGCGGACCGGGCCTCGGCGCGGTCACTCGGCAACCGGAAGCCGGGCCACCGCAGCCAGCGGGACTCCCAGCCCGCCGGATCCGGAGGCCGCCCCAGCAGATAGAGGCCGAACTCCGGCTCCATCGCCGGACGGCAGGGCATGACGCAGCCCCCGGCCGCGGACGAGCCTCCTGGACGGCAGACGCAGACCCCCGGAGCACCGGGGTCCCAAGTGGCGGACACAGCACGGGTCCCAAGTGGCGGACACAGCACGAAGCTAGGCGGCTGCCGGCACCACGGACGCGGAGTCCGCAGGGTCCGGCATGGTCATGCCCCCTGATCGGCGAGAAGTTGGGCGTCTCGGCTTCTACGGGGCCACCTGGTTGACACACCGGCTCGGCTCCGACATACAGCTCCTCGCACGCAGAGCTCCGGACGCGACGATCAGCACCTCTCGAGTGAGTACGGGAAACCAAGCACAAGTTGGCGAATCATGCCGTCATAACGCTCGCCCAGCTCGCACCCCCTGTCCGCCACCGACTCGAACGCCTGCACCCACTCCAGGAGAGGCGTACCGCAGCGGCCCGCGCCCTGCCAATGGACATTCATCCAGCTGTCTGAGTGATGGCATGATTACAATCGAGTATGTTTCGGCGTGCGGGGGGGGCTCGAGTGCGATCTGAACCGACCGTGCCGCGCCGCCAGTTGGTCATTCTGGAGTTGAACTCGGTGAGCAAGCGGAGCTTCTGTCACGCCTCGTTGGCCACATCGGCCTCCCCCGCCGCCGAGTCCCTCGCGGTCGACTCCGGCGAGGGCGATGCGGACCCGCGAACCTGCACGTACGTCGCGAGGACGGCTCAGGAGACCGCCGGGCCGAGGCGAGAGACGCTGACTGCAACATCGGTTATGAGCACGCCTCCTTCCACGGTGGCGAAGGTGCCTACGCGCAGACGGCACACCCCGGTATGGGACATGCCCTTTACCGACTCTGCGCACCCCGACGGTCGATGACACCCTTCCGACAGGTAGTCAGTCCTTCCGGCAGGAATTGACCGTCCAGGAGTTCCAGTCTTTCGTCCGCGGCTGACCACGCGGTCGGCTGTCTCGACCAGCTATGCAGGAGGTTGCCTTGTCGCACGGTGATGAGCTTGCGCGGATGCAGTTGAATCACGCCACGAGTTCGGATTACGGGGCGGGGGCGACCAAGGGTGGGGAGGTGCTGGGGATCGAGGTGCCGGAGTTGAAGCTGGCTGCTCCGGTCTTCGGCAAGCAGAGCAAGAAGTTGAGCAGGGCGCTGACGACGCTGATCACCACGCTGGACGGTCTGGGGGAGCCGTGGGGCGATGACCCTACGGGTGAGAACTTCGCCAAGGACTACAAGTCCTACCAGCGGTCTCTCGAGGAGGCGGCGGGGGTGCTGGTGCTCGGGCTGGTGAGTATTCATGAGGCGCTTGACGACATGAAGGACGGGCATGTCGAGAACGAGGACTTGATCAAGGGGATGTTCACCAAGGCTGTCCGTGAGCGCGGTGACCGGGATGCGGACGGCAAGTAGGACCACACAGGGGGGCGGCGGGGCGTGAGCGCTCTGGAGAAGGCGTGGGAGATCCTCGAGCGGATGGGCCTGATCTGGCCCGACGGGGACGAGGGCAAGCTGCGGGATGCGGCCAAGGCCTGGCGGGCGTTCGCGAAGGACGCCGAGGAGGTGCAGGGGGACACCAACCACTCGGCGCAGCGGATCCTGGAGGTCAACAGCGGCGAAGGCGTCGACGCGTTCGAGACGTTCTGGTCCCGCTATGTCGGCCGGGGGGAGAAGGGCTGGCTGCGCAGCCTGCCCGAAGCGGCCCGGGACATGGCCAAGATGCTCGACGAACTCGCCGATGACATCGACGGCACGAAGAAGCAGATCCGCAGCGAGATCGTGGGCAGCGCGGCGGTGATCGCGGCCGGGATCGTGCTGACCGGCCCCACCCTCGGAGCTTCGGACGCGGCGGCGGCGGCAGCGGCGACCGGGATCGTCACCCTCAGCATCGAGAAGTCCACGTCCCTGGCAACCCGTGCCGCTGCGTTGGTCGCACGTATCGCGCGGGGTGCTGTCTTCGCCGGGGTGAGCAGTGTCGCCATGGATCTGGCCGTGGCCCAGCCCGCGCGCATCCTGGCCGGACAGCAGGACGGGATCAGCCTGGAGGAGGTGAGCAACGCCGCGAAGTACGGCACCCTGACCGGTGCGGTCCTGGGACCCTTCGCCCCCGGACCGGGGGCGAGGCCGCCGATGATGCGCCCGCCCGCCTCGCTGCGGGAGAAGCTCATCCCGGGCAAGTCCGCGCGGCCGACGGAGAAGGTGCCTGGTGCTGGTGAGCCGGTGGATGTCGCCACCGGCGCGATGTTCATGCAGTTGACCGACCTGTCACTGCCGGCGTCGCTGCCGCTGCACTTCACCCGCACTCATGTGTCGTCGTACCGGGCCGGGGTGTGTTTCGGCCCGAGCTGGTCCTCCACCCTGGACGAACAGGTCCAACTCGATCCGCAGGGCGTCGTTTTCGCGGCCGCCGACGGCATGCGGCTGGTCTACCCCGTCCCGGAGCCGGGCGTGCCCGTCCTGCCGGAGAAAGGCCCGCGCTGGCCCCTGGAATGGGACGGCAAACCCGACGGCGTGCTGACCGTCACCGACCCCGACAGCGGCGTCACCCGCACCTTCGCCCACCCCGGCCCCACCCAGGACGAGACAACCCTCAGACTGCCGGTGGAATCCTGGCAGGACCGCAACGGCACCCGCATCGAGGTGGACCGCGACGCCGCCGGGATACCCAGCGCGGTGCGCCACTCCGGCGGCTACCACCTCGCCCTCGAGACCGAGGGACAGCGGATCACCGCCCTGCGGCTGCTGGAGGAGGCCCCCTCGGCGTATGAGCGGGAGCAGGCGCCGGCACCGGGCACGCTGGTGATGCGCTATGGATACGACGAGGCCGGCAATCTGGCCGAGGTGATCAACTCCAGCGGCAAGGCGATGCGCTTCACCTACGACGGTGAAGGACGCATGCTCTCCTGGACCGACCGCAACGGGGTGTGGTGCCGCTTCACCTACGACGAAGCAGGCCGCACGGTCCGCACCGCGGGCACCGACGGTATCTACAACGACACCTTCACCTACGACGACACGTCGTGCATCACGACGTATATCGACTCCCACGGTCACCGGACCGTCTTCCGTTACAACGACGACGGCCAGGTCGTGGAAGAGACCGACCCGCTGGGAAATACCACGCACACCGAGTGGGACGCCCGAGGGCACGACCGCCTTTCTCACACGGACGAACTGGGCCATACCACCCGCTACACTTACGATAACGACGGGAATCTCGCCGAGATCCTGCTGCCCGACGGTTCGCATGTCTCTGCGACGTACAACCATCTGCGGCAGCCGACCACCGTGACGGATCCCGGCGGCGCGCGCTGGCAGCACGCCTACGACGAGCTGGGCAACCTCACACGCCATGTGGACCCCACCGGCGCGGCCACCAGCTACGCGTACAACGCGCGCGGCCATCTGGCCTCCCTCACCGACGCCCTCGGTCACACCCGCCACATAGGGCCGAACCCGGCCGGGCTCCCGGCCACCGTGACCGACGCGCTGGGCCACACCACCCACATCAGCCGCGACACGTTCGGCCGTGTCACCGAGATCACCGACCCGCTCGGACACGTCACGCGCATGGCCTGGACGGTCGAAGGCAAACCGCGCTGGCGGGAGGACGCCGCAGGCGGACGCGAGAACTGGACCTGGGACGCCGAAGGCAATCTCCTCACCCACACCGACCCCGCTGGTCACACCACCCGGCACACCCCGGGGCCCTGGGACATGCCGGTCTCGCGTGAAGACGCGGACGGAGCCGTATACAGCTTCACCTACGACTCCACACTCCGCCTCACCAGGGTGACCAACCCACAGGGTCGGCACTGGGACTACGCCTACGACGCGGCGGGCCGTCTCATCTCCGAAACGGACTTCAACGGCGTTGTCCTGACCTACACAGTTGACCCCGCAGGCCGACTGACGGCCCGCACAAATGCGGCTGGCCAGACGCTGCGTTTCACCCACGACGCCCTCGGCCGCCTGACGGAGCAGCACGACGAGGACGCGGACACCGTCACGACGTACGGCTACAGCACAACGGGCGACCTGGTGCGGGCGAGCGGCCCGGACGCTGATATGACACTGACCCGAGACGCCGTCGGCCGCGTGTTGAGCGAAAGGGTCAACGAACGCACGACGACCTTCGCCTACGACTTGCTCGGCCGATGCACCAGACGCACCACGCCTTCGGGCCTCACCTCCACCTGGACCCACGATGCGGAGGGCCAGCCAGCGCAACTCGCAACTGAACACGGCGCTCTGTCCTTCATCTACGACGCCGTGGGCCGCGAGACCGAACGCCGCACAGGCGATGTCGTCCTTACTCAGCAGTGGGACGCGGCGGACCGCGTCACCAGACAGACGGCGCACACCGCCTCGGCGCTCCTCCAGCACCGCGACTACACATACCGACCGGACGGTCACCTGACCGAGATACGCGAACTCACCTCCGGCACCCGGCGCTTCGACCTCGACGGGACGGGCCGGGTGACCGGCGTGCACGCGCACGGCTGGCGGGAGACCTACGCATACGACGCGGCTGGCAACCTCACGTCGGCCGAGGCCCCCGACCACCCCGCTCCGGGTGAACGCACTGTGGAGGGAACGCTCCTCCACCGCGCGGGCCGCACGGCGTACGCCCACGACGCCGCCGGCCGCCGCATATCCAAGACAGTCCGGCTGCTGAACGGCCAGCAGCGCACCTGGACCTATACCTGGAACGCGGAGGATCGCCTGTCGGGGGTCACCACCCCGGACGGTGCGGAGTGGACGTACACGTACGACCCGTTGGGCCGCCGGGTCTCGAAGCACGGGCCGGACGACGAGGCGGTCGTCTTCGCTTGGGACGGCACGCGGGTGGCCGAGCGGACAGCGTCCGACGGCCGCACCACCACCTGGGACTACGCCCCCGACACCCACCGCCCCGTCGCCCAGACCGACCACACCCCCCTTCTCCCCGAGCCGGGCTCTTCCCTCCTCACCAAGCTCACCGGCCCGACAGGCACCCGCCCCCGCTTCCAGGCCGTCCTCACCGACCAGACCGGAACCCCCACGGAGCTGATCTCCCCGACAGGCGAGGTCACCTGGCGTCACCGCACCACCCTCTGGGGCACCCCCCTCCCCCGCCCCACAGTGGAGGGCACCTCCGACTGCCCGCTCCGCTTCCCCGGCCAGCACGCCGACCCCGAATCCGGCCTGCACTACAACTACTTCCGTTACTACGACCCGGAAACCGCGCGCTACCTGACGCCCGACCCCCTGGGGCTCACCCCGGCACCCAACCCACACACGTACGTCCATAACTCCCATACTTGGATAGACCCGCTAGGGCTGAACGCCTGCGAGACGGCACGTAAAATTGACGCCGACAACCTCAAGATGACGCGCACGGTGGAACGTCGCCTTGACGATGTCGCCGACAAGCTCCAGAAAGACGGCGGGCGAGCAAAGATCCAGAACCGCCCTTTCACGGATTCATCCCTGACAGTGCGGGAGATCATGGCGGGAAGCAAGCCTAAAGCTGATCCGCGCGGCACCGAAGGAGCGGTCCGATGGGATACTCCCGGGAGCTTCCGTGGTCGTGAAGGAACATGGGAGCTGGTGATTGACGCGAATACCAACACCATCCTCCATTTCAACTTTGTAAGAGGTGAATAAAATCAAGGCCCAGTGGCGCCCCGCTGCCTCCTTGCCGGGTGAGCTTGTCTACAGTCTCTCAGAGTATGGATTCCGCTTCCGGACCTCAGACGCGAAGGGTCTGCTGTCAGGCGAGAGCAACGACGGTTTTGCCAGCGTGTCGGTCGACACACTCCAGATCGAGGTGAGTGTTCAAACGGGCCGAGCCCTGTATGTATGGGGATACGATCCCTACACCGGCTGGCGGGGGGAAAATGTCAGCGCCCCCGAACCGCAACCAGGGCTCGTAATCCTGCATC
It encodes the following:
- a CDS encoding MerR family transcriptional regulator; protein product: MLIGELSERTGVSSRMLRYYEAQGLLVAGRGPNGYRDFGEEAVVTVAQTRALLRAGLSTEVIRSVLPCARGERPEIRWCAELRDILNGELAEMDERIDALQRSRGALAGLLDPS
- a CDS encoding dihydrofolate reductase family protein codes for the protein MTRIIADISVSLDGFVTGPDPGPENGLGTGGEALHTWAFSDDPDDRRILREATARSGAVVLGRRLFDVVDGPHGWDDRSGYGAGEVGKPAFFVVTSTPPESVRLTDLDWTFVTTGLSDAVSAARARAEEASSRSGRELDTFLMGGGALVGSALDAGLVDVLQLHLAPVVLGSGTPLFTGGTPRTLVQRAVTATSTATHLIYDVR
- a CDS encoding TIGR03618 family F420-dependent PPOX class oxidoreductase, with the protein product MPGPAPRPLTDSELDQLLSEQQFGTLASVRSSGHPHLTTVLYRWDAAARVLRISTTRDRLKPRHFRADPHAALHVSRDVWTFAVAEGEAEVSEPTADPGDAVGRELAAMASGFATPEDEERFLAEAVQERRVVIRLRVSRLYGTALDVEGAG
- a CDS encoding MFS transporter, with amino-acid sequence MSASPSPSAARGPRGLALGVIAAGTLMIILDGSIVTVALPAIQRDLDFAASELSWVVNAYLVAFGSLLLLAGRLGDLLGRKRMFLAGTGVFTAASLLAGLATTPALLLAARFLQGVGSAMATAVGLGILVTLYPGSKERAGAIAVFSFTGAAGASIGQVLGGVLTDLLDWHWIFFINLPIGALVFALALPSLPSDAGIGLRAGADGWGALLITSGLMAGIYGVVNATGHGWGSPHTLVPALAGAVLLAGFARRQVRARTPLMPPRVLRSRSVAVANLVQMLMVAALFSFQLLLALYLQNVLDYSAARTGVAMLPAAVIIGAVSLGASARLIARYGERAVLLTGIALLIGVLGLLVRLPVHAHYATDLLPVMLLAAGFGLALPALTSLGMSGADQSDAGLASGLFNTTQQIGMALGVAALSTLAAARTDSLTAAGGSRAAALTGGYHAAFATGTGLLVLAFVLAFAALRKPGSEGGTPVAPAPDPVAAAEQPAN
- a CDS encoding MarR family winged helix-turn-helix transcriptional regulator; translated protein: MTAMTPPARTQPDLSYLLDHTSHVLRTRMAAALAEIGLTARMHCVLVHALESERTQSELAGIGDMDKTTMVVTVDALEKAGLAERRPSSTDRRARIIAVTEKGARTAERSQRIVDSVHGQALDALPDGDRETFLRLLEHLATGHLSTPSPAPARRARQHSG
- a CDS encoding acylphosphatase — encoded protein: MAVRSRRVVVTGQVQGVYFRDTCRRTAAAQGVRGWVRNLPDGGVEAVFEGAPEDVDALVEWAREGPPAAFVDDVWITEQEPQGHTAFQVRTTAPAPEEDR
- a CDS encoding Mut7-C RNAse domain-containing protein, with amino-acid sequence MTAPTPGRDPVTTPARPPASAARLRILVPEELRHFLPARRRGPARDPDGMPCPYDGAASLGHVVQSLGVPLTEVSRLRADGEPVPAAYRPPDGARIELFPVPRPQPLPPTAPMPPRFVLDVHLGALARRLRLLGVDTACRNDAADPELVEQAAAERRILLTQDRGLLLRRALWLGAYVRGSRPDEQLTDVLDRFAPPLDPWTRCPACNGTLASVPKEEVAEQLPPGTRRTYDTFTRCTACGHLYWPGAHHPRLAARVAAARRASGGGPASGDGSAPRGASGSGSGGSTSGDDAG
- a CDS encoding DUF6531 domain-containing protein; translated protein: MSALEKAWEILERMGLIWPDGDEGKLRDAAKAWRAFAKDAEEVQGDTNHSAQRILEVNSGEGVDAFETFWSRYVGRGEKGWLRSLPEAARDMAKMLDELADDIDGTKKQIRSEIVGSAAVIAAGIVLTGPTLGASDAAAAAAATGIVTLSIEKSTSLATRAAALVARIARGAVFAGVSSVAMDLAVAQPARILAGQQDGISLEEVSNAAKYGTLTGAVLGPFAPGPGARPPMMRPPASLREKLIPGKSARPTEKVPGAGEPVDVATGAMFMQLTDLSLPASLPLHFTRTHVSSYRAGVCFGPSWSSTLDEQVQLDPQGVVFAAADGMRLVYPVPEPGVPVLPEKGPRWPLEWDGKPDGVLTVTDPDSGVTRTFAHPGPTQDETTLRLPVESWQDRNGTRIEVDRDAAGIPSAVRHSGGYHLALETEGQRITALRLLEEAPSAYEREQAPAPGTLVMRYGYDEAGNLAEVINSSGKAMRFTYDGEGRMLSWTDRNGVWCRFTYDEAGRTVRTAGTDGIYNDTFTYDDTSCITTYIDSHGHRTVFRYNDDGQVVEETDPLGNTTHTEWDARGHDRLSHTDELGHTTRYTYDNDGNLAEILLPDGSHVSATYNHLRQPTTVTDPGGARWQHAYDELGNLTRHVDPTGAATSYAYNARGHLASLTDALGHTRHIGPNPAGLPATVTDALGHTTHISRDTFGRVTEITDPLGHVTRMAWTVEGKPRWREDAAGGRENWTWDAEGNLLTHTDPAGHTTRHTPGPWDMPVSREDADGAVYSFTYDSTLRLTRVTNPQGRHWDYAYDAAGRLISETDFNGVVLTYTVDPAGRLTARTNAAGQTLRFTHDALGRLTEQHDEDADTVTTYGYSTTGDLVRASGPDADMTLTRDAVGRVLSERVNERTTTFAYDLLGRCTRRTTPSGLTSTWTHDAEGQPAQLATEHGALSFIYDAVGRETERRTGDVVLTQQWDAADRVTRQTAHTASALLQHRDYTYRPDGHLTEIRELTSGTRRFDLDGTGRVTGVHAHGWRETYAYDAAGNLTSAEAPDHPAPGERTVEGTLLHRAGRTAYAHDAAGRRISKTVRLLNGQQRTWTYTWNAEDRLSGVTTPDGAEWTYTYDPLGRRVSKHGPDDEAVVFAWDGTRVAERTASDGRTTTWDYAPDTHRPVAQTDHTPLLPEPGSSLLTKLTGPTGTRPRFQAVLTDQTGTPTELISPTGEVTWRHRTTLWGTPLPRPTVEGTSDCPLRFPGQHADPESGLHYNYFRYYDPETARYLTPDPLGLTPAPNPHTYVHNSHTWIDPLGLNACETARKIDADNLKMTRTVERRLDDVADKLQKDGGRAKIQNRPFTDSSLTVREIMAGSKPKADPRGTEGAVRWDTPGSFRGREGTWELVIDANTNTILHFNFVRGE